The proteins below are encoded in one region of Methanofollis aquaemaris:
- a CDS encoding cofactor-independent phosphoglycerate mutase: MKYIVVLGDGMADEPLEELGGQTPLEYADTPNMDLVAREGRCGLLKTVPDGFEPGSDVANLSVLSYDPRTCYTGRGPLEAASMGVDLGPSDYAYRFNLVTLREGVMEDFNAGHISSEEGAALISTLAVPGADLHPGVSYRNLMVVHEGEGSKTTPPHDIVGQAVAPYLPEGGDAPLLARCMEAAEAAFANHPVNRARTAAGKLPATTIWPWSGGKRPAVPDFTERWGLAGGMISAVDLLNGIAKYAGMEVVQVPGATGFIDTDYQAKARYAIKAIEHLDFIYIHVEAPDEAGHMGSVEEKVKAIEGVDGLLGTVLDHFDGAIALLPDHPTPVRLKTHTSNPVPFAVLGHGADSTQVYSESEATKGAYGLRESADLLPLLFGRKSVERPE; encoded by the coding sequence ATGAAATACATCGTCGTGCTGGGAGATGGGATGGCCGACGAGCCCCTTGAGGAACTCGGCGGACAGACCCCCCTCGAATATGCGGACACGCCCAATATGGATCTCGTCGCGAGAGAGGGGCGGTGCGGGCTTTTGAAGACCGTGCCCGACGGTTTCGAACCGGGAAGCGACGTCGCAAACCTTTCGGTCCTGAGCTACGACCCACGGACCTGCTATACCGGACGGGGCCCGCTGGAGGCAGCGAGCATGGGAGTCGACCTGGGGCCGTCGGACTATGCCTACCGCTTCAACCTGGTCACGCTCAGAGAGGGGGTGATGGAGGACTTCAATGCCGGACATATATCCAGCGAGGAGGGCGCCGCCCTCATCAGCACCCTTGCCGTGCCCGGCGCCGACCTCCACCCCGGCGTCTCGTACCGCAACCTGATGGTTGTCCACGAGGGTGAAGGGTCAAAGACCACCCCACCTCACGACATCGTCGGGCAGGCGGTCGCTCCGTACCTCCCGGAAGGCGGGGACGCTCCTCTTCTCGCGCGGTGCATGGAAGCCGCAGAGGCTGCGTTTGCCAACCACCCGGTGAACCGCGCCCGCACGGCCGCTGGAAAACTCCCTGCCACGACGATCTGGCCATGGAGTGGCGGGAAACGCCCGGCAGTCCCTGACTTCACGGAGCGCTGGGGACTTGCCGGCGGGATGATCTCCGCGGTCGACCTCCTCAACGGGATCGCAAAATATGCAGGGATGGAAGTAGTCCAGGTGCCGGGCGCCACCGGGTTCATCGACACCGACTACCAGGCGAAGGCGCGCTACGCCATCAAGGCCATCGAGCACCTCGACTTCATCTACATCCATGTGGAGGCGCCCGACGAGGCCGGACATATGGGCAGTGTCGAGGAGAAGGTGAAGGCGATCGAGGGAGTCGACGGACTGCTCGGCACGGTCCTCGACCACTTCGACGGGGCAATTGCCCTCCTCCCCGACCACCCGACGCCGGTGAGGTTGAAGACACACACCAGCAACCCGGTCCCCTTCGCGGTTCTGGGTCATGGCGCGGACTCCACCCAGGTGTACTCGGAGAGCGAGGCGACGAAGGGTGCGTACGGTCTGCGCGAATCGGCCGACCTCCTGCCTCTTCTTTTCGGGCGGAAATCGGTTGAAAGGCCAGAATAA
- a CDS encoding DUF5803 family protein, translating to MSTPDRDRGHRACLALCLALIIALAVPVSALDATFEVLPGGEAYQGAVTLVNESEYSFWKPGYLGETVSLEVRNVTVSGECGTNCTYSWKDKNTVSFQQGNVTVGYEADVEARDLQILMTEPSNITVTLPEGLSVSNPLLGWTSTGAAVTEEENGTTTIQWEKTVFAEARYYDPGQERLLYIFGSIWLTVAVVLLFPYLLLRRQKPPEIPPPEGP from the coding sequence ATGTCCACCCCCGATCGAGATCGAGGCCACCGAGCGTGCCTTGCTCTCTGTCTTGCACTTATAATCGCCCTTGCGGTGCCGGTCTCGGCCCTCGATGCAACTTTCGAGGTGCTCCCTGGTGGCGAAGCCTACCAGGGGGCGGTCACCCTCGTCAACGAGAGTGAATACTCCTTCTGGAAGCCGGGGTATCTCGGTGAAACCGTCTCCCTGGAGGTGAGAAATGTCACGGTCTCGGGTGAGTGCGGAACAAACTGCACCTATTCGTGGAAGGACAAAAACACCGTCTCCTTCCAGCAGGGCAACGTGACCGTCGGCTATGAGGCCGACGTCGAGGCTAGAGACCTCCAGATCCTCATGACCGAGCCCTCCAATATCACCGTCACCCTGCCCGAGGGTCTCTCGGTCTCCAACCCCCTCCTGGGGTGGACGAGCACCGGCGCGGCGGTGACCGAGGAAGAGAACGGGACGACTACAATTCAGTGGGAGAAAACCGTGTTCGCCGAGGCTCGCTACTACGACCCCGGACAGGAACGGCTCCTCTATATCTTCGGGTCGATCTGGCTGACGGTCGCGGTGGTGCTCCTCTTCCCGTACCTCCTTCTCCGTCGGCAGAAACCGCCCGAGATCCCGCCGCCCGAAGGGCCATAA
- a CDS encoding thiamine pyrophosphate-dependent enzyme, which produces MEQESELFECGHRACGGCGPALAARLILKGTGPNTIVVASTGCMEVFSTPYPETAWGVPWIHSLFENAAAVASGIESSLKKQGRDEHVVCICGDGATFDIGVLCISGAFERGHDITYICYDNEAYMNTGIQRSGATPYDANTTTTPAGKCSTGNPRPKKDLPAILAAHGASYVATASMAYPNDLIRKVQRAVNTPGSNYIQVHAPCCTGWGFDGSQTIKVGRLAVETGLWVNYEMADGEVEHVRKVANRKPVEEYLEAQKRFRHLFRPQRNEEEIAKIQAIADHNAMAFGVDRK; this is translated from the coding sequence ATGGAACAGGAATCTGAACTCTTCGAGTGCGGTCACCGCGCCTGCGGCGGCTGCGGCCCTGCCCTGGCGGCACGACTCATCCTGAAGGGCACGGGCCCGAACACGATCGTGGTGGCATCGACCGGGTGCATGGAGGTCTTCTCGACCCCTTACCCCGAGACGGCCTGGGGCGTGCCGTGGATCCACTCGCTCTTCGAGAACGCCGCGGCGGTGGCCTCGGGGATCGAGTCGTCCCTTAAGAAGCAGGGGCGCGACGAGCATGTCGTCTGTATCTGCGGCGACGGCGCCACCTTTGATATCGGAGTGCTCTGCATCTCGGGGGCCTTTGAGCGGGGACACGATATCACCTACATCTGCTATGACAACGAAGCCTACATGAACACCGGGATCCAGCGCTCGGGTGCGACGCCGTACGACGCCAACACCACCACGACCCCGGCCGGGAAGTGCTCGACCGGAAACCCGCGGCCCAAGAAGGATCTGCCTGCCATCCTGGCCGCTCACGGGGCGAGTTATGTGGCGACGGCCTCGATGGCCTACCCCAACGACCTGATCAGGAAGGTGCAGCGCGCGGTGAACACTCCTGGCTCCAACTACATCCAGGTCCATGCGCCATGTTGCACGGGCTGGGGCTTTGACGGTTCGCAGACGATCAAGGTCGGTCGTCTCGCCGTCGAGACCGGGCTCTGGGTGAACTACGAGATGGCTGACGGCGAGGTCGAGCATGTCAGGAAGGTCGCGAACCGTAAGCCTGTCGAGGAATACCTCGAGGCCCAGAAGCGGTTCCGCCACCTCTTCAGGCCACAGAGAAACGAGGAAGAGATCGCCAAAATCCAGGCGATCGCCGATCACAACGCCATGGCGTTTGGGGTCGACCGAAAATAA
- a CDS encoding NAD-dependent epimerase/dehydratase family protein, protein MFSIVTGGAGFIGSHTVDALVARGDDVVVIDNLSAGSTDQIAGHLQAGDVRFVRADLLDDGWQSVFEGADRVYHIAADPDVRQSAQSPGVQVDNNILATQRVLDAMHEHEVPELVFTSTSTVYGEASIIPTPEHYTPMLPISVYGGTKLACEALISAYAHSFGMQAWVFRFANIIGERSGHGVITDFIRKLRENPQELEILGDGRQTKSYLDVRECVGGFEYAVAHADETVNTFNIGSEDWIDVVSIADIIVDEMGLSDVEYHFTGGARGWVGDVPKMQLSIERMKALGWRPDIGSEESVRKTVRAILR, encoded by the coding sequence ATGTTCAGCATAGTCACAGGCGGTGCCGGATTCATCGGCTCGCACACCGTGGACGCCCTCGTCGCACGCGGCGACGATGTCGTGGTCATCGACAACCTCAGCGCGGGCTCGACCGATCAGATCGCCGGCCACCTCCAGGCAGGAGACGTCAGGTTTGTCAGGGCCGACCTCCTCGACGACGGGTGGCAGTCGGTCTTCGAAGGGGCCGACCGCGTCTATCACATCGCCGCCGACCCCGACGTCCGGCAGAGCGCCCAGAGCCCGGGCGTCCAGGTGGACAACAACATCCTTGCCACCCAGCGGGTGCTCGATGCCATGCACGAGCACGAGGTGCCCGAACTGGTCTTCACCTCCACCTCCACCGTCTATGGCGAGGCCTCGATCATCCCGACCCCTGAGCACTATACCCCCATGCTCCCGATCTCGGTCTACGGCGGGACCAAACTTGCCTGCGAGGCGCTTATCTCGGCCTATGCTCATTCCTTCGGGATGCAGGCATGGGTCTTCAGGTTCGCCAACATCATCGGCGAACGGAGCGGGCACGGGGTGATCACCGACTTCATCAGGAAACTGCGGGAGAACCCGCAAGAACTTGAGATCCTGGGAGACGGACGGCAGACCAAGTCGTACCTGGACGTCCGCGAGTGCGTCGGGGGCTTCGAATATGCGGTCGCCCACGCAGACGAGACCGTCAACACCTTCAACATCGGTTCGGAGGACTGGATCGACGTCGTCTCCATCGCGGACATCATCGTCGACGAGATGGGACTCTCCGACGTGGAGTATCATTTCACCGGCGGGGCGCGCGGGTGGGTCGGCGACGTCCCGAAGATGCAGCTCTCCATCGAGAGGATGAAGGCACTCGGGTGGCGGCCTGACATCGGCTCTGAGGAGAGCGTCAGAAAGACTGTGCGCGCCATCCTCCGGTGA
- a CDS encoding 4Fe-4S binding protein codes for MALRVGCAAPPGRAHDNRTGSWRVFKPVFKYEKCVKCGLCEVVCPEGCVYEREDGFYEPDFDYCKGCGLCAEECPVDDIEMVQEEK; via the coding sequence ATGGCACTGAGAGTCGGGTGCGCCGCCCCCCCGGGCCGCGCTCATGACAACAGGACCGGGTCCTGGCGCGTCTTCAAGCCTGTCTTCAAATATGAAAAGTGCGTGAAGTGCGGGCTCTGTGAGGTCGTATGCCCCGAAGGTTGTGTGTACGAACGCGAGGACGGGTTCTATGAGCCTGACTTCGATTACTGCAAGGGGTGCGGGCTCTGTGCCGAGGAATGTCCGGTGGATGACATCGAGATGGTCCAGGAGGAGAAGTAA
- a CDS encoding ORC1-type DNA replication protein, which produces MKKDLLMWDETLFRDPEVFEIDYVPEQFNHRETQMRELAFQITPGLRGGRPFNTICRGLPGTGKTTSVRKLLAQVEEHESKLVPVYINCQIDNTKFAIFTQIYQKLSGHPAPASGTSFKQIFDAVARILLKEEKVLLVALDDANYLLYENEINKILYALLRSHETYPGTRIGVITIISDMNVDLSREVDPRVASVFRPTEIYFPPYSAEEARHILSERVMTGLYPGALSESMLDLVVEQTMKSGDLRVGLDLLKRATLNAEMAARRQIEEADICQAYEVSKYLHLTFTLRTLKDEEKELMRIIARMSLERDEKDEMNAGGIYEWAKGHMKLGYTRYYEIIKKLDAMRLINLNYRQGRGRTRVISLRYEPGRILELLV; this is translated from the coding sequence ATGAAAAAGGATCTCCTCATGTGGGACGAGACACTCTTCCGGGATCCGGAAGTCTTCGAGATTGATTATGTCCCGGAGCAGTTCAACCACAGGGAGACTCAGATGCGTGAACTCGCCTTCCAGATCACACCAGGGCTCAGGGGAGGCAGGCCATTCAACACCATCTGCAGGGGGCTGCCAGGTACCGGAAAGACGACAAGCGTGCGCAAACTCCTTGCACAGGTGGAGGAGCACGAGAGCAAACTTGTTCCGGTCTACATCAACTGCCAGATCGACAACACCAAGTTCGCCATCTTCACCCAGATCTACCAGAAACTCTCCGGCCACCCCGCCCCGGCCTCAGGCACCTCGTTCAAGCAGATCTTCGACGCAGTCGCCAGAATTCTTCTAAAAGAAGAGAAAGTTCTGCTCGTCGCCCTTGACGATGCAAACTATCTCCTGTACGAAAACGAGATCAACAAGATCCTGTATGCCCTCCTCCGCTCACACGAGACATACCCCGGCACGAGGATCGGAGTGATCACTATCATATCCGATATGAATGTCGACCTCTCCCGCGAGGTCGATCCCAGGGTCGCCTCGGTCTTTCGACCGACCGAGATCTACTTCCCGCCGTACAGTGCCGAGGAGGCTCGCCATATCCTCTCCGAGCGGGTGATGACCGGGCTGTATCCCGGAGCCCTCTCTGAGTCGATGCTCGACCTGGTCGTCGAACAGACGATGAAGAGCGGCGACCTGCGGGTCGGGCTCGACCTGCTCAAGCGTGCCACCCTGAACGCGGAGATGGCAGCACGACGGCAGATCGAGGAGGCCGACATCTGCCAGGCCTACGAGGTCTCGAAGTATCTTCATCTCACCTTCACGCTCAGGACACTGAAAGATGAAGAGAAAGAACTGATGCGGATCATCGCCAGGATGAGTCTTGAGAGGGACGAAAAAGATGAGATGAACGCAGGCGGGATCTATGAATGGGCAAAAGGGCACATGAAACTCGGCTACACAAGATATTATGAGATCATTAAGAAACTCGATGCCATGCGCCTGATCAACCTCAATTATCGGCAGGGACGGGGACGGACGAGGGTTATCTCCCTCAGATACGAACCAGGACGCATCCTCGAACTCCTGGTATGA
- a CDS encoding pyruvate ferredoxin oxidoreductase subunit gamma codes for MRELRIHGRGGQGSVTAAELIAVAAFEGGVYSQAFPSFGVERRGAPVQAFVRFNDRKVRLRSEVYEPDYVIVQDSTLIGDVNVFGGMKEGGIVLINTEKELSVDVPEGVKVIVIDATAIALQHLGVPITNTTLIGAFAAASGEIALPALEKALRVRFPGKLGDKNVAAAEYAFNLIKGEA; via the coding sequence GTGAGAGAGTTACGCATCCATGGTAGGGGTGGACAGGGTTCTGTCACTGCTGCCGAACTGATCGCCGTCGCTGCGTTCGAAGGTGGGGTCTACTCCCAGGCCTTCCCGTCTTTTGGCGTCGAACGGCGAGGGGCGCCAGTGCAGGCATTTGTCCGCTTTAACGATAGAAAAGTTCGCCTGCGCAGTGAGGTTTACGAGCCCGACTATGTTATCGTGCAGGATAGCACGCTGATCGGCGACGTGAACGTCTTTGGCGGTATGAAAGAGGGCGGTATCGTCCTGATCAACACAGAAAAGGAACTCTCGGTTGATGTCCCCGAAGGGGTGAAGGTGATCGTGATCGACGCGACCGCAATCGCCCTCCAGCATCTCGGTGTGCCGATCACCAACACCACGCTCATCGGCGCCTTCGCCGCAGCCTCTGGCGAGATCGCCCTCCCGGCGCTTGAGAAAGCCCTGCGGGTACGCTTCCCCGGAAAACTTGGAGACAAGAATGTCGCAGCCGCTGAATATGCCTTTAACCTCATCAAGGGTGAGGCCTGA
- a CDS encoding beta-ribofuranosylaminobenzene 5'-phosphate synthase, producing MKSFKIAEKFQELEKDVGTLSPMQKILLGTDGSVTTLLENVLGCDVTVHTLSQKVMPADEDVAVSLGISAGEPVNHRIVTLNESENGKILLYAVSDTPLSRLEPSFKDDLMRADIPIGRIMQMHRIEARRELDDVRVCRADTGISGVFEIFRHEPLLSRRYQIITGGAPLITIRETFPYCNFTDEARVIVEAPARIHMGLIDMNGSSGRVDGGIGLSVEDPAVVIEAKRSGELSVRGDEESAERVRETAEKVLAALGVQGGAEITLHRTYPGHIGLGSGTQIALATARALSALYRPLGVREIAAIVGRGGTSGIGTATFESGGFILDGGHSFGPSGEKSNFRPSSASKGVTPAPVLFRHPFPEDWQILLATPAIPEGASGKAEVDIFRQHCPVPLSEVQALCHAVLMQMLPGIVEKDLELFGAAVNTIQGLGLKRVEHSLQPPLIPDLIATLRNTDATGVGLSSFGPTVYAIGDTGMQDAFRAAEETMAETGGTALLTHARNCGANVRFSPQIS from the coding sequence ATGAAATCATTTAAAATTGCTGAAAAGTTCCAGGAATTGGAGAAAGATGTCGGCACCCTCTCGCCGATGCAGAAGATCCTTCTCGGCACCGACGGCTCGGTAACCACACTTCTTGAAAACGTGCTGGGTTGCGATGTGACGGTGCACACGCTCTCCCAGAAGGTGATGCCTGCCGACGAAGATGTGGCGGTGTCTCTCGGCATCAGTGCAGGAGAACCTGTCAACCACCGTATCGTGACCTTGAACGAGAGCGAGAATGGGAAAATACTCCTGTACGCAGTGTCAGATACCCCACTCTCCCGACTTGAACCCTCATTCAAAGACGATCTGATGCGAGCCGACATTCCAATCGGGCGAATCATGCAGATGCACAGGATCGAGGCGCGGCGCGAACTCGACGACGTGAGAGTGTGCCGGGCCGACACCGGCATCAGCGGCGTCTTCGAGATCTTCCGCCACGAGCCGCTGCTCTCCCGCCGGTACCAGATCATCACCGGTGGAGCGCCCCTCATCACCATCAGAGAGACCTTCCCATACTGCAACTTCACTGATGAAGCCAGAGTGATCGTGGAGGCCCCGGCACGGATCCACATGGGCCTCATCGATATGAACGGGAGTTCCGGGAGGGTCGACGGCGGGATCGGTCTTTCGGTCGAAGATCCCGCCGTCGTGATCGAGGCGAAACGAAGCGGCGAACTCTCGGTCAGAGGAGATGAGGAGAGCGCGGAACGAGTTAGAGAGACTGCAGAAAAAGTCCTTGCCGCTTTGGGTGTGCAGGGAGGGGCCGAGATCACACTGCACCGTACCTATCCCGGGCACATCGGTCTCGGCAGCGGAACCCAGATCGCCCTCGCCACCGCCCGCGCACTCTCCGCGCTCTACCGTCCCCTGGGGGTCAGAGAGATCGCGGCGATCGTCGGAAGGGGCGGGACGTCAGGGATCGGGACCGCCACATTCGAGTCAGGCGGCTTCATCCTGGACGGCGGACATAGTTTCGGGCCTTCCGGAGAGAAGTCAAACTTCAGGCCGTCTTCGGCCTCGAAGGGGGTGACTCCCGCCCCGGTGCTCTTCAGGCATCCCTTCCCTGAGGACTGGCAGATCCTCCTGGCCACCCCTGCCATTCCGGAGGGTGCGAGCGGGAAGGCTGAAGTAGATATTTTCCGGCAGCACTGCCCGGTGCCCCTTAGTGAGGTGCAGGCGCTCTGCCATGCGGTGCTGATGCAGATGCTCCCCGGCATCGTGGAAAAAGATCTTGAACTCTTCGGGGCGGCGGTGAACACGATCCAGGGGCTCGGGCTCAAACGAGTCGAACACAGCCTTCAACCCCCTCTCATCCCCGACCTGATCGCCACCCTCAGAAACACCGATGCCACAGGGGTTGGACTGAGTTCCTTCGGTCCGACGGTCTATGCAATCGGTGACACCGGCATGCAGGATGCCTTCAGAGCTGCGGAGGAAACGATGGCGGAAACCGGAGGAACAGCACTCCTCACCCATGCCAGAAACTGTGGGGCAAATGTCAGGTTTTCCCCCCAAATCAGCTAA
- the porA gene encoding pyruvate synthase subunit PorA has protein sequence MMEILEGSHAVAEAVKRCRPQVIAAYPITPQTHIVEALASMVADCELDADYICVESEFSALSACLGASAAGSRVYSATTSQGLALMFEVCFNVAGMRQPIVMTIANRAMGAPLNIWNDQQDSISLRDAGWMQFYAEDNQEASDLHYIAYKVAEDHDVLLPAMVCFDGFILTHTYEPVDIPTQEEIDAFLPPYNPVNILDAKNPMSLGMYATPDYYMEFRYEIEEAMKRSRKIFAEVGAEFGETFGRDYSGMVEGYRLDDADTAFVAMGSICGTVKDAIDEMREDGKKVGLLKIRSFRPFPSEEVKASLAGVSKVAVLDKNISLGQKGAVALEVKDALYGTGTEVLDYIIALGGRDVRKRDVRAVADLAEKGIGDRFYGLRTEVL, from the coding sequence ATGATGGAAATTCTTGAAGGCTCCCACGCGGTCGCCGAAGCGGTGAAGCGCTGCCGTCCCCAGGTGATCGCCGCATATCCGATCACCCCTCAGACCCATATTGTCGAGGCGCTCGCGAGCATGGTCGCAGACTGCGAACTCGACGCCGACTACATCTGTGTTGAGAGTGAGTTCTCCGCCCTCTCCGCCTGTCTTGGTGCGAGCGCCGCGGGTTCCAGGGTCTACTCTGCGACTACCTCCCAGGGACTGGCCCTGATGTTCGAGGTCTGCTTCAATGTGGCCGGGATGCGCCAGCCGATCGTGATGACCATCGCCAACCGTGCGATGGGCGCTCCCCTCAACATCTGGAACGACCAGCAGGACTCGATCTCCCTGCGCGACGCGGGATGGATGCAGTTCTATGCCGAGGACAACCAGGAGGCGAGCGACCTCCACTATATCGCCTACAAGGTGGCCGAGGACCACGACGTCCTCCTGCCGGCGATGGTCTGTTTCGACGGCTTCATCCTGACCCACACCTACGAACCGGTGGACATCCCCACCCAGGAAGAGATCGACGCATTCCTCCCGCCCTATAATCCGGTGAACATCCTGGACGCAAAGAACCCGATGTCTCTGGGGATGTATGCGACCCCCGACTACTATATGGAGTTCAGGTACGAGATCGAGGAGGCGATGAAGCGGTCGCGGAAGATCTTTGCAGAGGTCGGCGCCGAGTTCGGCGAGACCTTCGGGCGCGACTATTCCGGGATGGTCGAGGGTTACCGTCTCGATGACGCGGACACGGCGTTTGTGGCGATGGGCTCGATCTGCGGGACGGTCAAGGACGCGATCGACGAGATGCGCGAGGACGGGAAGAAGGTCGGCCTCCTGAAGATCAGGAGTTTCAGGCCGTTCCCCTCTGAAGAAGTAAAGGCATCTCTCGCCGGGGTCTCGAAGGTGGCGGTCCTGGACAAGAACATCTCGCTCGGGCAGAAGGGGGCGGTCGCCCTTGAGGTAAAGGACGCCCTCTACGGCACCGGGACCGAGGTGCTCGACTACATTATCGCCCTGGGTGGGCGCGACGTCAGGAAACGCGACGTCCGGGCGGTCGCCGACCTCGCGGAGAAGGGGATCGGTGACCGGTTCTATGGGCTGAGGACGGAGGTGCTCTAA
- a CDS encoding methanogenesis marker 12 protein, with protein MFIGIDHGTTAMRFASEEGQFKISREAAREFSVHDLERLCPLDEIEGIAVCYSMGDGITAITDIRKVTHRGVVSREGAGKHIGGGTRVFDEVAASGLPAVVVPGIHRGSPTDPRFKAYSHQTSPEKLGIAYGVCHDLGGDVVISDISSNTVTLLVSGGTIIGAFDACVFAPGTQHGALDVDAIRRVDAGIETANEAFLHAGVTHTLPPEEQDRTIAMFAAMECASMLLLNPGAKVALAGSKAPVVADEMRALLGREVAIYDEWCAAHGLAALARDVFTRKMPVLGLPLDL; from the coding sequence ATGTTTATCGGGATCGATCATGGCACGACGGCCATGCGCTTTGCCTCCGAGGAGGGGCAGTTCAAGATCTCACGCGAGGCGGCGCGCGAGTTCTCGGTCCATGACCTCGAACGACTCTGCCCACTGGATGAGATCGAGGGGATCGCAGTCTGTTACTCGATGGGTGACGGCATTACGGCCATCACCGATATCAGAAAGGTCACGCATCGCGGGGTCGTCTCCCGGGAGGGGGCGGGCAAGCACATCGGCGGCGGGACGCGCGTCTTCGACGAGGTGGCCGCGAGCGGTCTCCCGGCGGTCGTGGTCCCCGGCATCCACCGCGGTTCCCCGACCGACCCGCGCTTTAAGGCTTATTCACACCAGACCAGCCCGGAAAAACTGGGAATCGCCTATGGGGTCTGTCATGACCTGGGCGGGGACGTGGTGATCTCCGACATCTCCTCGAACACCGTTACCCTCCTGGTCTCCGGTGGTACGATCATCGGGGCCTTCGACGCGTGCGTCTTTGCGCCGGGTACGCAGCACGGGGCGCTGGATGTCGACGCCATCCGGCGGGTCGATGCAGGGATCGAGACGGCGAACGAGGCCTTTCTTCACGCGGGCGTCACCCACACCCTCCCGCCTGAAGAACAGGACCGCACCATCGCGATGTTTGCGGCAATGGAGTGCGCTTCGATGCTCCTCCTCAATCCGGGGGCAAAAGTAGCTCTTGCAGGCTCGAAAGCCCCGGTGGTGGCGGACGAGATGCGCGCCCTCCTCGGTCGGGAGGTTGCGATCTATGACGAGTGGTGCGCGGCCCACGGCCTTGCCGCCCTCGCCCGAGACGTATTCACCAGGAAAATGCCGGTTCTTGGCCTTCCTCTGGATCTGTAA
- a CDS encoding COG2426 family protein, which yields MDLIATILIAVQSALPFWESRYAIPLAIQGGYPPVAAAAIGIASNLAVVVVLLLLLEPVSDFLIARSRLFERFFDWLFTRTRRHSERFERWGALALIPFVAVPIPITGSWTACAAAFVFGIRFRYALPAIAAGMLIAVAVTTITMLGITSVHGMLG from the coding sequence ATGGACCTGATCGCCACGATCCTCATCGCCGTGCAGAGCGCCCTTCCCTTCTGGGAGTCGCGCTACGCGATCCCGCTCGCGATCCAGGGAGGCTACCCGCCGGTCGCCGCCGCCGCGATCGGGATCGCAAGCAACCTTGCCGTGGTCGTGGTGCTCCTCCTCCTCCTCGAACCGGTCTCCGACTTCCTGATCGCAAGGTCGAGACTCTTCGAGAGATTCTTCGACTGGCTCTTCACCAGGACGCGCCGACACTCTGAGCGCTTCGAGCGCTGGGGGGCCCTCGCCCTCATTCCCTTCGTCGCCGTGCCGATCCCTATCACCGGTTCATGGACAGCCTGCGCTGCGGCGTTCGTATTCGGAATAAGATTCCGTTATGCCCTCCCAGCCATCGCCGCCGGGATGCTGATCGCCGTCGCCGTCACCACCATTACTATGCTTGGAATCACATCTGTACACGGAATGCTCGGATGA